CAACTGTGACCACCGGGCCCGGACTTCACCGCCCCCGGCGCCATCCCCGCGCCCGGGTGGCCGCAGTCACAGGCCCGGGTTCAGTGACCGCTGACCCGGGCCAGAGTCCCCAGGTCGCAAGGAGAGTCGGGGTCGTCCTCAAGGCACAGCAGGATGGCGTGCCCGCGCCTGATCATCTGAATGGAGACGGGAGTATTCCACTGCGCGGACAACATGACGCTCATGTTCAGGTCGACCAGCGCCACACCGCCGTCCCCGCCCTGCTGGACGTCCCAAGTCCCGGAATACGACTCCGGACCCCAACTCCCGTCGGCCAGATCCTGGGTGGGCCAATCCTCAGCCGTGAAAGAGCCGTTCCCGCCGAACTCGATCCGCATCCCCTTCTCGCCCTGCCAAGCGCCGGCGAGGGCTTGCGACGTGACGGGGACATAGTTCGGGCCGCCGAAGATGCTCCCGCCGTGGAGTATGAACAGGAGGGCCAGGGTCCCCACGAAGACCAATCCGAGACCGGCCGATATCGAAACAATGACGACGCGAGCCGCCCTTGGGATCATGTGCCTTCGCTCCCCTCCCACGAGCCGCAACCCGCGACGAGGCCCACTCCCCCGTAGCGCGACCCGAATTGGAATCGAACCGGGGTCATCGTAGCCCGCCGCCGAACAGGCGTACGGGGCACAAGAAGGCGCACCGCAGCACCGGCCCGCCACCATTGCACCACCCCACCCAATTGACCGGCAGGATCGGGTCGTTCCCGGAGGAACCACACGTGGGCAGCCCCCGCAGGGGCCGCCCGTCTGCGGACGGGCCCTGCGGGGGCTGGGATCGGTGGATCAGGGCCGGTGGATCGGGGCCCGGTCCTGGCGGGGTGTCAGCCGGTGGTGGTGGGGAGCTGGGCCAGCAGGGCGGCCGGGGCCAGGACGACGTTGCTGTAGCTGTAGCCGCCGGTGCCGAACTGAGAGGCCGTCAGCAGCTCCTTGTCACCACCGGTGACCAGGTAGACGGCCGAGCTTCCGGAGGCCTGGACCAGCGTCCCGTTGGCGGGTACGGCGGCGGCCGCCGCGGCGAGCCAGGTGCCGGGAACCCCCAGCAGCGGGCGGGTGTTGTAGCCGTTGCCGGTCCACTCCGAGGCGGAGATCAGGGCGGCGGTGCCGCCGACCATGACGTAGCGGTTGGCCGACGTCCCGGCCTGGTCCTCGACGACGGTGCCGTTGGCGGGGGCGGCGGCGACCGCGCCGGCCAGCCAGGTGCCGGGGACGCCCATCAGGGCACGGGTGCTGTAGCCGTCGGCGGTCCACTCGGCGGCGGTGATGTGCAGGGCTGCGCCGCCGATCATGACGTAGCGGTTGCTGTCCGTCCCGGACTGGTTCATCACCACGGCCCCGGCGGGCAGGGTGCCGGCGACGGCGCCGGCGAGCCAGGTGCCGGGGACCCCGAGCAGCGGGCGGGTGTTGTAGCCGTCGGCGGTCCACTCCGCGCCGGAGATCGGCAGGGCGACGCCGTCGACCATCACGTAGCGGCTGGGGTCGGTCCCGTTCTCGTTGTAGACCACGCTCCCCGAGGGCAGGGTGCTGGCGGCGGTGGTCTGGAGCCAGGAGGTGGGGACGCCCATCAGCGGCTTGGTGCTCCAGCCGTCGGCGGTGAACTCGGCGGCGGTCACCGGCAGGGCGGTGTCGTCGACGATGACGTAGACGGTGGCGTTGGCCCCGGACTGGTCCTTGACCACGGTGCCGTCCGGAGGCGTGGCCGGCAGCGCGTTGAAGGCCGCGTCGGTCACGGAGACGATCTTGGACAGGTCGTAGCCGTCGGCGGACACGTCCGAGGCGGACACCGCGATGCCCGCGCCACCGATGATGACCTTGACCTCGGCACTGTCCGGGGACTTGACCAGCGTGCCGGCCGGCAGGGTCGAGGGGGTGTTGTTGAGCGAGGTCACCGGGGCGATGAAGCCGGACAGGTCGACGTTGGAGCCGTCGTCGGTCCACTCGTAGTCGCCCACCCCGCCGGGCATACCGGAGTCCTGCGTGACCAGGCCGCTGGTGCCCTGGTTGCCGCCGATCCAGTTGATGGTGCCGTTGGAGTTGACGGCGGTGACGATGGCCACATGGGCGGCGGAGTCCGAGGACGCGTTGTAGCCGAAGACGACCGCGTCGCCGACCTGCGGCGTGCCGGACAGGGTCCCGTAGCGCCGGCCGTAGTCGTAGAAGCTGGCCGCACCGTCGCCCAGGATCCCGAGGTCGGCCACACCGGCCTGCGCCCAGGCCCAGCCCGCGAAGTCCGCACACCACTCGGTCGGGTTCGCCAGTGAGCCGCCCTGGTTGACCCCGTCGCTGTAACCGGCCCCGTTGGAACCTGTATGGCCGTCATTGAGCTGGCTCTGCACGGCACTCACGATGCTGCTGGGGGTGTCGGCGTGGGCCGGGAGCACCGACAGGCCGCTCACCGCAGCCGCCGCGACCAGGGTGGCGACAGCGGACTTCTTGAGGGAACGGGAATTCATCGACATCACAGGTCTCCTTGGAAAGGGCTTCGCAAAAGGCATGCGGGTGGAATCGACCGGCATCACCGACCGGCGGCCGTCCTGCAGGAACAGCCGACCGGACGACGGCCCAGGGACGACGGCCCAGGGATGACGGCCCAGGGATGACGGCCCAGGGATGAAACCGGGGTGGAGCGCGATGGAGCGGGACAGGGCAGAGCAGAGCAGGGTGAGCGGAATGAGCGGGACGGCTGTCCTGCAGGAACAGCGGTCGTCAAATGCGAGCGGTGAGGGTGCCCCACTGCCGGCGGGTGCCGCCGGCCGGTGTCAGTCCACCGGTCGATCGGGATCCGGCGCGGTCCCGGCGACGGGCGGGGGCAGGTAGCGGCGGCGCCAGACGGGCGAGGCCCGGTGACACCGGGCCAGCAGAGCGGCGGCACGCTCGGTGGCGCAGGGCGCGGCGACGGCCGGGCCACTTCCGGGAGCCAGGACGAGCAGGTACAGCAGCAGGTCCAACCGACTGGACCCGGCATGGCCGCTGACGTGCTCAAGGCCGTCCTCGGCGGTGGCGTGTGCCCACAGCGCGCCCACGGCCTCGGCGATCTCACCCGCCGGATCCGCCTCCGGCGCGGTCCGCCGGTCCAGACTGACGTAGACGATGTCCAAGGCCGTCAGCCCCAGCCCGGGTTGCCCGCGCCGACCGGTACAGCTGGTCCGACCTGCAGGGCCGGCGAGGCCTGCGAGGCCTGCGAGGCCTGCAAGGCCTGCGAGACTTGTGCGGGCCCGGCGGGCTGCACGGCGGCGAGCGCGGCGGCCGAAAACAGGACGACGGTGGCGGTGGCCAGGGCGGTGACCGCGGCGGCCTGGGCGAGACGGGTGCGGATCATGGCAGTGGTCCTTTGCTGGAGAGGTGACGGGTGGTCATCTCCGGATCTGGCGTCCCGCGGTGACGCATCGTCCGGCCGCCGTTCGGGGCTCCCGGTCCGGGCCGTTCCCTGCTGGCAGTGACCAGCTTCGTCGCACACGGACCCCACCGGAAGGACTTCCTGCTGTCGCCAACACGCCAGGCGCGGACCCGACAGCCCATCATGGACATGACATCTCTGGTGCCCAATCCGTCAGGACACCGCGACGGTCGACAACCAGCGGGGATGGGTCCGGCAGCCGCCGGGCCCCGACGCGCGGTGTCCGGCCGCTGCACCGGCCCGCGCGGCACGGGTAGCGAAACCGCACACCCGGCCGCACGGAACTCGCGCCACCAGCGGTACCCCCCAAGCCCGTTCGGGCCCACCCCCCGCACACCGGCAACACCAGCAGGCCACGGAGGGCGCCATCCCACGGGCCCTTCCGCCGACTGCCGTCCGCGAAGGACACGCGGACCGCCACGGAGCAGGCGGGGCGGGGCGGGAGGGGCGAGCGGCCGGGGGTCCGGCCGGCTGTCTCGGGCGGCCGGCCGAACGGACGTCAGGTCCCAGCGGGCGTGGGCGTGGGCCGGGGCGTGGGCCGCAGGTCGGCCCGGTAGCGACCCGGGGTCGTGCCGATGATGTCGGTGAACGCCGCGATGAAGCTGCTGGGATTGGCCCACCCGCAGGCGGCGGCGGTCCGGGTGGTGTCGTGGCCCTCGGCGAGGAGCACCAGTGCGTGGTGGACGCGCAGTTGGGTGCGCCACTCGTAGAACGTCATGCCCAGCTCGTCGTGGAAGAGCCGGCTCAGGGTGCGGGCACCGGCTCCGACCGTCCTCCCGAGTTCGGCCAGTGTGGCGTTGTCCCCGGGTGTCTCGTGCAGTATCCGCGCGACGGCCCGCAGCCGGTCGTCCCGCGGCTCGGGCAGGTGCAGCGGCTGTTCGGGGGCTTCGCGCAGTTCCTCCACCAGGACACGCAGGAGGCGTGAGCGCGCGGAGCGGCTGTAACCGGGCGCGGCGGGCCCGTAGTTGCGGGGGCCGGTCAGGGCGAGCAGGACCTCGCGGGCCAGGCCGGAGGCCAGGAACACGGCGGGATGGTCCGGTACGAGCCGGGCCAGGGACGGCGCGAGGAACACGATCCGCATGTCGGTGTCGCCGTGGGCGCGGTGGCGGTGCGTGAAGCCGGCCGGGGTCCAGGCGACCCGGTTCGCGGGAACGATCGACGTGCCGCGCTCGGTGTGGACCGCCAGGACACCGCTGGCCGCGTACACCAGGTGCCCGCGCGTGTGCGACTGCACCGCACTCGTCCGGCCGGACGGCCGCAGGTGGCGCCCACCGGAGGGCCAGATGTGCGAGGCCGCGCCGGCGGCCGGCAGAGGTTGGCGGTGAACAGGCATCAGTTGGCATCTTAGCGGTGGCAGGCCACACCCCCACCCGGCGAGACTTCCCCCGTACGCAGTGGTCCCGGGCTGCGCGCAGCGCCCGGACCGCGCGCAGCGCTCGCCCCGGCACTACCGCCGCCCGGGACCGCCGCACCCCGAGAGAGAACCCGAGAACCCGAGAGAGAGGGAGAGACCCATTGCAACTTTCGTCCTGGTACCCGGCGCCTGGAAGGGCTCATGGTCGTTCGAGGCCGTCGTTCCGCTGCTGGAACGTGCCGGCCACACCGTCCACGCCCTGACCCTGACCGGTCTACGGCCCGACGACGACGCAGCGACCCTCGCGGCCGCCAACCTCGACACGCACGCCGACGACGTGCTGCACCACCTCGACCGCAACCACATCACCGACGCGACACTGGTGGGCCACAGCTACGCCGGCATGGTGATCACCGCCGCCGCCGACCGCGCCGACGGCCGGATCTCACGACTGGTGCACCTCGACGCCTACGTCCCGCGCGACGGCGAGTCGTGCTGGTCCTCGACGAACGCGCACTTCCGGGAGGTCTTCACCGCCGGCACCGCAGCCACCGGCTACGCCGTCCGACCACCGGACGGCGGCGACCCCCGCCGCCGCCCCCACCCCCTCGCCTCGTTCCTGCAGACGATCCGACTCACCGGCGCCCACGCCCGCGTCCCGCGCCGCGAGTTCGTCTACTGCACCCGGTGGCAGGACCGGACACCGTTCACCGAACTCCGCGACCGCCTCCGGGCCGACCCCCACTGGCAGGTCCACGACCTGCCCACCGCACACGACGCGATGCACGAAGCCCCCGAAGCCGTCGCCGCACTCCTGCTCCGCCCGTGAAAAGACCGCCGCACGACCAGTGACCGCCCTTCCGCACCCACCACCCCGACTACGCGACGGAGCCGTTGCATCGGAAGCTCCCGGTTCCCGCTGCCGACCGTGCCGACCGTCAATGGCTATGAGCCGGACCACAGTTGAGGTTCACCTTAGGTCAGGGTGCAGGCTCGTCGCAGCGGCACCACGCCGAGCGAGGCGCAACCGCAGCAAGTTGCTGCTCGCGTAGCGCCTCTCGTTGTCGCCAGGCTCCGGGGGGTTCGCCGTGGTGGCGGCGGAAGGCGGCGGCGAACGCGTAGGGCGAGCTGTAGCCGATCGTGCGGGCGATGGTCGCCATGCCGAGTTCGCCGGTGCGCAACTGGTCGCGGGCCAGCGCCATGCGCCAGTCGGTCAGGTACTGCATGGGGGTCTGGCCGAGCGCGTCGCGGAAGGTCCGGGCGAAGGCGGCCCGGGACAGGCCACTGATCGCCGCGAGTTCGGGGACCGACCAGTCGCGGCCGGCGTCACCGTGGATGGCCTGCAGCGCGGCGCTCAGGCGGGGGTCGGCCAGAGCCCGGTACCAGCGGGGGGCGGTGGGGCTGCGGCGGAAGTCGCTGCGGATGGCGAGGACCAGGAGGACGTCGAGGAGCCGGTCGAGCACCGTGGGCTGGCCCGGCTCCGGGGTGGCCAGTTCGCGGGAGAGCAGCGCGATCACGTCCCGCAGCGGGTCGCCGACCGCGGCCTGCAGAGTGAGGACCTGCGGCAGCGCCTCCAGCAGTCCGTTGCCGATGTCGCCGGTGAACCGGTAGGCGCCGCAGAGGAACACGGTCGACCGGGGGTTCTCGGCCTGGGCGTCGTGGGCGTGCCGGGCCCGGAACTCGTCCGGTTCGAGGCATTCGGCGCCCGGCTCGTGGCCGATGTGGTGGTCCGGTCCCCCGCGCACCAGCGTCACCTCCCCCGGGACGAGTTCCACCGCGTGGCCCGGGTCGGTGAGCCACAGCCATCCCCGGCCGCGGACCACCGTGTGCACCGCCAGCTGGATCGAGCCGGCCAGCCGCAGCCCCCACGGTGGCTCGGCGACCGTCCGGGCGAAGACCGCGCCGCCGGCGCGCGCCCGCGCCAGGTGATCATGCAGTATGTCCACCCGTCCAGTATCGCAGGACGACTGCTGTCGGCGACGGAGAGAGCGTTTGACGTAAAAGACTGAGCGATTCACGCATTGATCCGCCCCCACCAGCGCGCCCACGATGAACCCATGACTGGATCACCGCATACCGCTCTCGTCCTCGGCGGCACCGGCCGCTCGGGCTCGCTCCTGGCGCAGAGGCTCGCCGAACGCGGCCTGGGGGCCCGCACCGCGGCGCGCCACGGCGCCGATGTGCACTTCGACTGGGATGCCCCGGCCACCCACCCCGGCGCCCTGACCGGGGTCGACCGCCTCTACCTCGTCACCCCCGTCCTGCGCGTCACCTACGCGGACCGGGTCGCCGCCTTCCTCGACCTTGCCGAAGCCGCAGGCGTCCGTCACGTCACCTACCTCAGCACCTACGGCGCCGACCAGGCACCGCCCCAGGTCGACATCAGGGCCGTCGAGGCCGACCTCGCCGCCCGCGGCGGCATCACCCACTGCATCCTGCGTCCCGCCTGGGTGATGCAGAACTTCGCCGACACCCACCTGCCGGTCATCGACGGGGCCATCACGGTCCCCACGGGCAGCGGCACCGAGGCCTTCGTCGACGCGGACGACATCGCCGCCGTCGCGGCCGAGACCCTGCTCGCCCCCGCCGACCACGCCGGCGCCCGCTACGAGCCCACCGGCCCACAGGATCTGACCGTCACCGAGGTCGCTGACACCATCACCGCCGTGACCGGCCGGCCCGTCGCGCACCACGACCTCGACCCCGGGCTGTGGATCGAAGGCGCCATCGCCGCCGGCCTCGTTCCCGCCGACTACGCGGTGATGCTGCGCTGGCTGACCGGCACCATCAGCTCCGGCAACGGCTCCACCCCCAACGACGACGTCGAGAAGGTCACCGGCCGACCTCCGACCGCCTTCCTCGACTTCGCTCGTCGCAACGTCCACGTCTGGGCAGCGGCCCGGTGACCGCGATCGTGGGCGACATCGCCGACTTCGGGGCGCTGGACCCGTTCTTCCGCATCATCCAGGAGGGTCTTGCGGGCCTGGTCGACGGTGAGCACTTCTTCGACCTCCTGGCCGAGGACGTGGTCGTCGAGTACGTGGTCTCCGTGCCCGGCTACCCGCGCCGCATCCAGGGGCGACGGGCCGTAGCCGACCTGTACCGCGGCTACGGCGACATGATGGTCCTGCACAGCGTGGACGGACTCGCCGTCCACCACGACCGGGCAACGTCCGTCGTCGTGCTGGAGTACGCCGTGCACGGGCGGGCGGTCCACACCGGACGGGCCTACGACAACCGCTTCGTCTCGGTGCTCACCGTCAAGGACCGCCAGGTGACGCACTGGCGGGACTACCTGGACCCCGTCGCCGTCTTCCAGGCCCTCGGGTGGCCGGCCGAGCCCCGCTAGAGCCCCGCTGGAGAGTAGCCACGAAACCATCGGCTGGGCGGAGCCGCAGACCCGCCTGCGCCCGCTTCGCAGAGCGGCCACGGCGCAGACGATATCCGCGCTCACCGGAACGCCCGACGGCGAAGGCGACTTCCTCTGGATCACGGTGCCGCTGTCGGCCGAAGACCCACTCAAGTTCCGTGTCCGCCGCCGCCTCCGCAGGCTGTTCGCCCGCTGAGCCGGCAGGGGCCGCCGGGGTCAGTGACCGCCCCGGAAGATCTCGCGTGCCTCGCGTACCGCGTAATAGGTGACCACGTATCCGACGAGCGGATCGGCCCACCAGAATCCGAACAGAGAGTTGAGCACCAGACCGAGCAGGACGGCGGCGGCCAGCACGCCGTCGACGAAGGTGACCTTGCCCTCGGTCTTCAGCACCGGGTTGTCCAGGGCCGCCCCGGTACGGGACTTGCCCACCGCCAGGACGAACATCACCGCGGTGGTGACCGCCGTCCACACGATGCCCAGCGCGGAGTGGTGCGGGTGGAAGCCGACAGCCAGCACCACCGTGGACTGCACCGCGAGGTACACCGCCAGCAGCGCGAAACCCCCGCCGATCAACCGCAGCGCCCGGCGCTGACGGTCCTCGCCGGTCCCCGACAACTCCCAGACCACCACCGTGGAGGCACCGATCTCGATCAGCGAGTCCAGCCCGAACCCGGCCAGTGCCACCGAGCGGGCCGCCAGCGCCGCCACGGCCAGCACCACGATGCCGACCACGTTCCAGCCGAGCGTGGCGTACTCCAACGCGAAGCCCCGGCGAAGCAGGGACGAACGGGCAAGCTCGTGCGAGGTGTCCATCCCGGCAGTCTCCCAGGCCGAGCAGCAGCCACGGCGTGCGAGCCCACCCGCTGCCCCAGCAACGGCCGTGGCCACCACCCTGGTCACGCGGCAGGCCCGGCTTCCGCACCAGGGTGTTGTCCAGCTCCGCGGCCAACCGATCCGCCGTCCCGGCCGCAGTGAGCTGACAGTGGCTGACGTGGCCGGTCTCCGTCCAGTGACACGGACGCGGCGGCCAGGCGCTCCGCCTTCGAGCGCACGCCCTCGACCTTCGCGGGCACCGGTTCCAGCCCGAGCGCCGGTGGCGCGGGCGGGTGACCCACGACATGAGCCGGTCACCCGCCCGGAGCTACGAGTAGAAGCCATCCCAGTAGGTCTCGGCAGGGATGGTGAAGCCGTCGGGTTTTTCGCGTCGCAGCATCTTGTAGCGGGCGCAGAGTCGATCCAATGCCAGGCGAAGGTCGTCCCCGAACTCGGTCCGTATCGCCTGGATGGCGTGCATCTTGCGGCCCACGAAGATCATCGCGTCGATTGCGGCCCAAGGGAGCTCGGCCGCATCGACCGGGGCCTCGTACGCAGCGATGGTGATCTGCAGCCTTTCGATCGCTTCGAGGATCGCCTCGTCGGTCGGCATGGTGACGGTCTCGCCGTCGGGACCCCGGCGCCAGGCGGAGAGCCGGAGCCTCGAACAGATCCCAGAACGCAGCGCATCGAGCTGATCTCTGACGTCATGAAGTTCCTGCTGCACGGCACCAGGTGCATCGCTGTCCATTCCGGCACTCTGCCATGCCCTGCCTCCGTTCGTGTAGTTCGGTACGGGCCGCGAGTGCTCGGCAGGAGAGCGCATGATCACCCGAACCGCCTTCGTGCCTGGTTCGGCGCTTGAGCCAGGTCGGGTGGAGCTCGGCGAAGTCCAGGCTGTACTTGGCGTTCGGGTCTTCCACCCCGGTGGCACGGACGCCGGCGAACCCGTTGCCGATCGGCTTGGGCGGGCGGATCCCGAAGCCGAACCAGACCGGCTCGCCGTCCGCCGAGGCGTCAGGCCGCCTTGCCCGGACCGGCCGCGGCGCTCTCGGCCTCTTCCGCCGGGTCGGCCTGGCGTCCCCGCTGGAGGCCGAGGAAGGCCACGACCGCTGCCACCGCCATCGTCCCGGCCATGATGTAGAGGACGGTGCGGGTGGAGTAGGCGAAGTCGAGCCGGATGAAGTGCGGGATGGTGACGGCGCTGCCCGTCCCGCCCTGCGACTGGGAGTCCCTGGCGGCCTGCGCTGCCGCCTGTCCCTTGGGCATCCCCATCGCCACCAGCGAGCTGGTGACCCGGGAGTGGAACTGCGAGACCGAGATCGTGCCCAGGATCGCCAGGCCCAGGCTGGCTGCGTAGTTGCGGACGGTCTGGGTGATGCCCGTGGCCTCGCCGTAGGAGAGCATGGAGGCCCTGTTCACCGCATCCGTACTGGCGGGACCGAGCATGAAACCCATACCGGCGCCGGCCAGGGCGACGAGCCACTGCTGGGCGTTGAAGTCGAGCCCGGTGACCTTGCCGGCCCACAGGTAGAACCCGACGGCGGACAGGGCACAGCCCAGCACCACCGGGCGCTTGGCACCGCCCTTGTCCAGCATCCGCCCGCCGATCTGCGCGGCGACGACGAAGCCGAGGAAGAAGTAGAGCAGGATCACCCCGGACTCGCCGGCCGACTTGCCCAGCCCGATCTGTGCGTACTCGCTCCCGAAGAAGAACACCGGGATGAACACCAGCATGGCGATGCCCAGCACCAGGTTCTCGAACAGGAACGCCCGATTCCGGAAGATGTCCACCTTCATCAGCGGCGACTCGGTGCGCCGCTCGACCTGGACGAACACGACCAGGAGCAGCAGTCCCGCGCCGATGGAGATCCCGATGCCGGGGTTGCTCCAGCCCCAGATCGTGGCCTGCTGGAAACCGAACACGCTGAGCGCCACCCCGGACGCGATCAGCGCAAGCCCGCGGTAGTCCATCCTCGCGGGCCTGTGCTCGGTCTCCGGCTTGGAGATGAACACCAGCACCAGGGCGATCAGGGCGACCGGGATGTTCACCCAGAAGATCGCCCTCCAGGTCCACTCGGTGAGGTAGCCGCCGAGGACCGGCCCGATCGCGGTGAGGCCGCCGGCGACGCCGAAGAACAGGGCCAGCGCCTTACCGCGTTCCCGCAGCGGGTAGGTCTGCACCACGATGGCGAGCGCGGCCGGGAACATGATCGCTCCGCCCGCTCCCTGGACGGCGCGGAAGGTCACGATCCACGCCTCGGCCAGGCTGCCCTTCGGGGTCAGCCCGCACATCGCCGAGGCCGCCGCGAACAGGACCACGCCGAGCACCACCATCTTCCGGTGCCCGACCGTGTCCGCCAGCCGTCCGCCGAAGGCGAACAGCGCGGCCAGCGACAGCAGGTACGCGTTGACCGCCCACTGCACCCCGGTATTGCTCAGACCCAGCTCCCGCTGGATCTCCGGCACGGCGATGGAGACGATGGTCTGGTCGATGAACGTCATCGAGACGGCGAAAATCATCGCGGCGAGGACGAGGTACTTCGGTCGGCCACCCGATCCGACGGCTACGGTCATGGCTTCTCCTCTGTCATACGGTTCGCACTACGTTGGCCCATCGCCCGGCCCCAGGGCCAGTAGGTTGGGGCCGTCCGGTTCAGCGTCTCGCAGTGATCAGCAGAAGCGTGGGAGGAGCCGCTCCCGAATCCAGTGGCGCGAGGCGACCGGCACCGGATCCGTGACGCGGAGGGCGTCCATGAGGACCGGGGCGGGATCGCCGATCCGGCTGAGCCCCACTGCAGCGTCAGGGTGACGGTCTACGGGGATCCGGTGCACGGCCGCCCGCGCCCGCGCCGCCGGAACCCGGTCCTGGTGAGCTCATCGGAGATCCGGCGGGCGCCCCGGCGCGGGTGGCAGCTGGCGCAACAACCCGCACGAACGGCTTTGGTGGTCGACCCCGGAATTCCTTCGGGGGGTGGTCAGGCTGCCAGGGCGACGGAGGGCTCTCGGTGTCGGTCGACGGATGTCTGTCGAGCTAGCCGGGTCAGCAGATCGATCGTGCCGGAAGCGGCACCACCCGCCGATCAGCGCACCACGGAGCGGGCGAGGCGGAATCCCACGTCGTCGACCCGGAAGGTCGGGTGGCTGCGGCGCCGTACTGAGGCCCGGCAGCTCCAGTGCTCGTCGAACCAGCCACCGCCGCGTAGCACCCGGTAGCTGCCGTAGACCTCGGCGTCGTAGACGTCCCAGCACCACTCCCACACGTTGCCGAGCATGTCGTAGAGACCCAACGCGTTGGGCCGCTTGCGGCCCACCTCACGGATCCGCTCGTTCGAGTTGCCTCGATACCAGGCGATCTCGTCGAGGGGGCCATAACGCGGCCCGGGCGTACCGGCACGGCAGGCATGCTCCCATTCCGCTTCGGTCGGCAGCCGATACCCGTCGGCGGACGCGTCCCACTCGATGCCTTCGCCGCCGGCCTGGAAGTGGTAGGCGGGCGAGAACCCGTCGCGCTCGGACAGGGCGTTGCAGAACCGGACCGCGTCCCACCAGGAGACGCCGTCGACGGGCAACCGGTCCCCCTGGGCGGCGCTGGGACGCCGGTCGGCGATCCGGGCGTACAGCGCCTGGGTGATCGGGTACGCCGCGAGTTGGTAGGGCGCCAGCTCAACCGGCCAACTGCGCTGCGTCCGCCGGTCCGACAGCATGACCTGCCCCGATGGGCAAGCGATCATCTTCTGCTCTGCGCTCGCGTCCATGAGAAGACGACCTTACCGGAACCTGCCCTGAACGACCTGCGGGGAATGGCCCTGCTGACGGCAGTCGAGCCGACTCCGCCGCACGGCCGGGCCGGCCTCACAATCCTCGCCACGGCGGAGCTGCTCGCCCTCGGAGTCGCCCGGCGATCGCTTCGGTCGCGACGCCGGGCCCGGGCCCTGACGGTCTAGCAGGCCGGCACCATCCCAGGGGAAACTTCGCCTTTGTCGCTCAAAATCGAGGTGCCCGCGTCGATGTAGCCGCTTCCGCCATCGTAGGAGATCTTGTAGGACGCGCCGTAGCCCATTCCGTTGCTGTCGACCTGCCCGGCCGCGTAGCACTCCACGGTCACCGGAGCCAAGGTAGTCAGCTCGCCAGTCGGCTGTTGACCGACGGGATCCGCGCTCGGCCAGACCGAGACGCTGTCGTAGTCCTCGATCTTCCCGGCGAGGCCGTCCGCACCGCAGGCGGACAGCAGCAGTAATGCCGCCGCACTGGCCATAGTCGCTGCCACGGCTCTTCCCAACCTCATGTCAGATCCTCTCTGCCGCAATGGACTCCGAAGGGTGCGACCCCGACGCTACGACGCGGTCGGGCAGCGCCCACAGCTCCGCGGATGCAATGGCCGGTGGCCATTGCTGACCGGCCGTCTCCACCTGCGGATTCGCGGTCGAGACGGTCCATGCCCAGGGGGTCCGACCGCAGTCGGGGTCAGTCCGACGGCCTGGCCGTGAGCGCCGTGCCGGTCTGGGTGCGCAGGTGCACGGCCGTACGGCCGGTACGGTGGGTCGTCACCAGCCCAGCGCCCCGCAGAGCGCCGAGGTGCTGGGAGACAGCACCGGCGGTGACACCCAGGCGGGCGGCGAGGTCGGGGGTGCTCAGCGGTTCACCGAGTTCCGCGAGAAGTGCGGCGCGCGTGCGACCGAGGACGGCGGTGAGGCCGGCCGATGTCGGGCGGGGCTGCTCCCAGAGCAGTCCGACACCGGACGCCGGGTAGCGGATGGAGGCTGTGGTGCGTGGGGAGTAGTCGACGATCACGTCCGGCCAGCCGAAGACGGACGGCATCAGCACCAGCCCGTGCCCGTCCGTCTCGACCGTCCACTGCGCACCCGACCGGCGGCGCCCGTGCACCACCAA
The Streptacidiphilus albus JL83 genome window above contains:
- a CDS encoding cation transporter is translated as MDTSHELARSSLLRRGFALEYATLGWNVVGIVVLAVAALAARSVALAGFGLDSLIEIGASTVVVWELSGTGEDRQRRALRLIGGGFALLAVYLAVQSTVVLAVGFHPHHSALGIVWTAVTTAVMFVLAVGKSRTGAALDNPVLKTEGKVTFVDGVLAAAVLLGLVLNSLFGFWWADPLVGYVVTYYAVREAREIFRGGH
- a CDS encoding MFS transporter — translated: MTVAVGSGGRPKYLVLAAMIFAVSMTFIDQTIVSIAVPEIQRELGLSNTGVQWAVNAYLLSLAALFAFGGRLADTVGHRKMVVLGVVLFAAASAMCGLTPKGSLAEAWIVTFRAVQGAGGAIMFPAALAIVVQTYPLRERGKALALFFGVAGGLTAIGPVLGGYLTEWTWRAIFWVNIPVALIALVLVFISKPETEHRPARMDYRGLALIASGVALSVFGFQQATIWGWSNPGIGISIGAGLLLLVVFVQVERRTESPLMKVDIFRNRAFLFENLVLGIAMLVFIPVFFFGSEYAQIGLGKSAGESGVILLYFFLGFVVAAQIGGRMLDKGGAKRPVVLGCALSAVGFYLWAGKVTGLDFNAQQWLVALAGAGMGFMLGPASTDAVNRASMLSYGEATGITQTVRNYAASLGLAILGTISVSQFHSRVTSSLVAMGMPKGQAAAQAARDSQSQGGTGSAVTIPHFIRLDFAYSTRTVLYIMAGTMAVAAVVAFLGLQRGRQADPAEEAESAAAGPGKAA
- a CDS encoding formylglycine-generating enzyme family protein → MDASAEQKMIACPSGQVMLSDRRTQRSWPVELAPYQLAAYPITQALYARIADRRPSAAQGDRLPVDGVSWWDAVRFCNALSERDGFSPAYHFQAGGEGIEWDASADGYRLPTEAEWEHACRAGTPGPRYGPLDEIAWYRGNSNERIREVGRKRPNALGLYDMLGNVWEWCWDVYDAEVYGSYRVLRGGGWFDEHWSCRASVRRRSHPTFRVDDVGFRLARSVVR